In Homo sapiens chromosome 11, GRCh38.p14 Primary Assembly, one DNA window encodes the following:
- the LIN7C gene encoding protein lin-7 homolog C, whose protein sequence is MAALGEPVRLERDICRAIELLEKLQRSGEVPPQKLQALQRVLQSEFCNAVREVYEHVYETVDISSSPEVRANATAKATVAAFAASEGHSHPRVVELPKTEEGLGFNIMGGKEQNSPIYISRIIPGGIADRHGGLKRGDQLLSVNGVSVEGEHHEKAVELLKAAQGKVKLVVRYTPKVLEEMESRFEKMRSAKRRQQT, encoded by the exons ATATTTGTAGAGCAATTGAATTATTGGAAAAACTACAAAGGAGTGGAGAAGTACCACCACAGAAACTTCAGGCTTTGCAAAGAGTCCTTCAAAGTGAATTCTGCAATGCTGTGAGAGAG GTATATGAACATGTCTATGAGACTGTGGACATCAGTAGCAGTCCTGAAGTGAGAGCGAACGCTACTGCAAag GCTACTGTTGCTGCATTTGCTGCCAGTGAAGGACATTCTCATCCTCGAGTTGTTGAGCTACCAAAAACAGAAGAGGGCCTTGGATTCAATATTATGGGAGGCAAAGAACAAAACTCTCCAATCTATATATCCCGAATAATTCCAGGTGGAATTGCTGATAGACATGGGGGCCTCAAACGTGGAGATCAACTCCTCTCTGTTAATGGAGTG agtgTTGAAGGAGAACATCATGAAAAAGCTGTAGAACTGCTGAAAGCCGCACAAGGAAAGGTTAAATTAGTGGTACGATACACACCCAAAGTCTTAGAAGAAATGGAGTCGCGCTTTGAAAAAATGAGATCAGCAAAACGCAGGCAACAGACCTAA